From one Pan troglodytes isolate AG18354 chromosome 13, NHGRI_mPanTro3-v2.0_pri, whole genome shotgun sequence genomic stretch:
- the ATP5MC3 gene encoding ATP synthase F(0) complex subunit C3, mitochondrial, with product MFACAKLACTPSLIRAGSRVAYRPISASVLSRPEASRTGEGSTVFNGAQNGVSQLIQREFQTSAISRDIDTAAKFIGAGAATVGVAGSGAGIGTVFGSLIIGYARNPSLKQQLFSYAILGFALSEAMGLFCLMVAFLILFAM from the exons ATGTTCGCCTGCGCCAAGCTCGCCTGCACCCCCTCTCTG aTCCGAGCTGGATCCAGAGTTGCATACAGACCAATTTCTGCATCAGTGTTATCTCGACCAGAGGCTAGTAGGACTGGAGAG ggCTCTACGGTATTTAATGGGGCCCAGAATGGTGTGTCTCAGCTAATCCAAAGGGAGTTTCAGACCAGTGCAATCAGCAGAGACATTGATACTGCTGCCAAATTTATTGGTGCAGGTGCTGCAACAGTAGGAGTGGCTGGTTCTGGTGCTGGTATTGGAACAGTCTTTGGCAGCCTTATCATTGGTTATGCCAG AAACCCTTCGCTGAAGCAGCAGCTGTTCTCATATGCTATCCTGGGATTTGCCTTGTCTGAAGCTATGGGTCTCTTTTGTTTGATGGttgctttcttgattttgtttGCCATGTAA